CGGGAGTGGGACGCCGCCTGGGACGCGATGGCGCACCTCGTGCTGCCCGGGATCGCGCTCGGCACCATCCCGCTGGCCATCATCGTCCGCATCACCCGGGCGTCGGTGCTCGACGTGGTGAACGAGGACTACGTGCGGACGGCGAACGCCAAGGGGCTGGCCACGCAGACGGTGCGGCGCCGCCACGTCATCCGCAACGCCCTGCTCCCGGTGTCGACGACGATCGGCCTGCAGACCGGCCTGCTGCTCTCCGGCGCCGTCCTCACCGAGACCGTGTTCGCCTTCGGGGGCGTGGGCTCGGCGTTGCGCGACGCCATCTTCGCCCGCGACTTCTCCATCCTGCAGGGGTTCATCCTGCTGCTGGCGATCGTGTACGTGCTGGTCAACCTGCTGGTCGACATCTCCTACGGCCTGCTCGACCCGAGAGTGAGGGTCAGATGACCGCGGTGGGCGACGTCCGACGGCGCCGCATCGACGAGCTGGCGGCGCGGGCCGGTCAGGTGCCCGAGGGCGAGGGCGGTGTCTCGCTCACCAAGAGCGCCGTCCGCCGCCTGCGCCGCGACCCCGTGGCGATCACCGGCGCGGTCATCGTGGTGGCCTTCCTCGTCGTGGCGGCCTTCGCGCCGCTGCTGGCCCCCCGCGACCCGCTGGCGCAGACGCTGCTGTCGGAGATCCGGCCCGGCTTCATCCCCGGCAGCCGGGAGGGGTTCCCCCTCGGCGTCGACAACCTGGGGCGCGACACGCTGTCCCGGCTCGTCTACGGCTCGCGGCAGTCGCTGCTGATCGGCGTGGTGTCCACCGTCCTCGGCGCCGCCGTCGGCATGGCGCTGGGCGTCCTGGCCGGCGCGTTCGGCGGCTGGGTGGACACCGTGGTCATGCGGTTCGTCGACATCCTGCTGTCGATCCCCGGGCTGCTGATGGCGATCAGCATCTCGGTGCTGCTGGGGCAGAACCAGTACGCGCTGATGATCGCCATCGCGGTCACCCAGGTACCGGTGTTCGCCCGGCTGCTGCGCGGGTCGATGCTCGCCCAGCGGGGCAGCGACTACGCCCTCGCCGCCCGGGCGCTCGGGGTCAGACGCGGGCGCATCGTCCTCGGCCACGTGCTGCCCAACTCGCTGTCCCCGGTGATCGTGCAGGCGACGCTGTCGCTGGCGACGGCGATCATCGAGGCGGCCGCGCTGTCGTTCCTCGGCCTCGGCGACCCCGACCTGGCGCGGCCGGAGTGGGGGGCGATGCTGTCCAACGCCCAGGACTTCCTCTCGATCCGCCCGGAGCTGGCCGTCTACCCGGCGCTGTGCATCATCGTGGTCGCGCTCGGTTTCACCCTGCTCGGGGAGTCGCTGCGGGAGGCCCTCGACCCGAAGTTCCGGAGGTGAGCGCGGCGTGACGATGGAGGTGTTGCCGGCCGACGGCCCCGCGCGCGGGGACCTCCCGGTGCTCGAGGTGGAGG
This region of Geodermatophilus bullaregiensis genomic DNA includes:
- a CDS encoding ABC transporter permease — translated: MTAVGDVRRRRIDELAARAGQVPEGEGGVSLTKSAVRRLRRDPVAITGAVIVVAFLVVAAFAPLLAPRDPLAQTLLSEIRPGFIPGSREGFPLGVDNLGRDTLSRLVYGSRQSLLIGVVSTVLGAAVGMALGVLAGAFGGWVDTVVMRFVDILLSIPGLLMAISISVLLGQNQYALMIAIAVTQVPVFARLLRGSMLAQRGSDYALAARALGVRRGRIVLGHVLPNSLSPVIVQATLSLATAIIEAAALSFLGLGDPDLARPEWGAMLSNAQDFLSIRPELAVYPALCIIVVALGFTLLGESLREALDPKFRR